ACTCGCCCACGCCCGCGACATCCACCCGCACAAGCACCTCGTTGGGGGCAATCGCTGGCACCGGAAGGTTTTGGAGCCGCATAGCCTCAATGCCGCCGAAGCGGTCAAGCGCGATCGCGCGCATGGTCTCTGTCAGGTGTCCCATCGTTGGCCTCCTCGTTCTCGCTTCGTCTTATGGAAACTTTTCCCAGCATGTGCCATATCAATAAGCACACCAGAGCAGGCGATACGAGCAAGAAATTTTGGTGTGGAGTAGAGTGGTGGGGTGCGACGTGCTCATCAACGGCACAGATGCCGAAACATGCTAGCAGCCTAGTGGGACAGGTAGCGTCACAACACCGGGGATCTTCTGCCCAGCGGCCTGCGCGTGGCGCAAAAAAGCGGCGCGCTGGATCTGATCCAGCGCGCCGCAGTGCGGGCGGGCGCTACTTCACCGAGATGATGGTGCGGGCGCGCATGCCGGGGCGCAGGCCATCGATGCTATCGAGGGCCACACGCACCACGTAGGTGCGCACGTTGCCGCTGACCGTGGCCGTGGGCGCGATATAGGTCACCTTGCCGGTGTACTCATCCTTCTCGGCGCCCTCGACCACCACCTTCACCGACTGATCCTTCTTGACCTTGGCGATATCGACATCGCTGATGTTCACATCCACGTGCAGCTTGCTCACATCCACCACAGTGACAGCGGCTTGGCCACCGGCGCTGCTGGAGTCGCCGGGGTCGATGTTGACCGCCGAGACCACGCCGTCAAACGGCGCGCGCAGCGTGGCCGAGTCGAAGTCGATCTGGGCCGACTCCAGGGCGGCCTGGGCCTGGGCCACCGACGCGGCGGTCTGGGCCTTCTGCGACTTGGTGGGGTTGGGGTTCAGCTGGGCGAGGCCAGCCACGGCGGCATCCACCTGGGCCTGGGCCAGCGCCACCGAGTCCACGCCGGTGGGCAGATTCTGCTTGTTCACCGTGGTCTGCACCTGGGTCAGCTGCTCCTCAGCCTGCTTCACGCCCGTGACCTCGGCCTGGCGGGCGTTGTCGTAGGCCACCTGGGCCACCTGCACCTGCGACTGAGCGCTGCTGAGCGCGGCCTCGGCCTTCACAAACGCGTCGTAGTAGGCCTGGCGCTGGGTGTCCTTCAGCTTGTTATCAACCTTCTTGCCGCTGGAGTTCACCGTGGTCGGGTTCGTCGGGTCGTTGCCGGTCTCCTGCACATAGTCCCAGTTCTTCTTGGCCGTGGCGTAGCTGGTCTGCGCCTGGGTGAGGCCGTTGGTGGCCTGGGTCAGCGACTGCTCGGCCTGGGTCTTGGCCGCCGAGAGCTGGTTGCGGGTCGACTCTAGGCTGGTCTGGGCCGCAGTCAGCTGCGAGTTCACCGCCGTGGTGTTCTGGGCCTGGGCATTTTTGGTCTGCTCCAGGGTGATCTGGGCCTGGCGCACCTGGGCCTTGGCCTGGGCCACGCGGCTCTTATCGGGGGCCTCGGTGAGCGCGGCCTGGGCGGCCTCGGCGCTGGCCAGGCTGGCCTGGGCCGAGTTCAGCGACTGGGTGAAGCGGCGCATATCGAGCTGGGCCAGCTCCTGGGTGGCCGTCACCACATCGCCCTCCTCCACCAGCACGCGCTGCACCGTGCCGTTGACGGTGAAGGACAGGTCGGCGGTCTGCTCGGCCTTGATCTCGCCGATGGCCGAGACCGTGTTATCGGACAGCTCGACCGCCGCTGCGGTGGGGGCGGCGGTGGCCAGCGGGGTGGGCGTGGCGGCCTGGGCCACCGCCGAGGCGGCGGCGGTGGCATCGGTGCGGGCCGCGCCCGCGCTGGGGGCGGAGCCGCAGCCAGAGAGGATGACCGCGGCCAGGGTCAGCCCCGCGCCTGCGGTAAGCATTCGTTTCATCACGGGATCTTCTCCATGGTGAGCGCGGGCCAGCTCGGCGCGGCGCGCTCGGTAACATCTATTTCAATCAACGCTCTGCGTCGGATCATCGCCCAGGCCGGGGTCGCCCCAGCGGCCTGGGAGGGCGGCGGCCTAGTCGGCGGCCTGCGGCGCTGCCGCTGCGGCGCGCGCGCGGCGGCTAAACAGCCGACCCATGCGCACCTGGATGGAGTCGAGCAGGCTGTAGGCGATCGGCACCACCAGCAGCGTCAGCAGCGTAGAGGTGACCATACCGCCGATCAGCACCACCGCCAGGCCGCGCCGGAACTCCGAGCCGGAGCCGCCGCTGAAGAAGTGGATGCCCAGCGCGGTGGGCAGCGCGCCCGCCACGATGGCCAGCGAGGTCATCAGGATGGGGCGGAGCCGGACCGCACCAGCGCGGGCGATCGCCTCGTGCTTGGCGTAGCCGCTCTGGCGCAGGTGGTTGGTGAAGTCCACCAGCAGGATGGAGTTCTTCGTCACCAGGCCCAAAAGCATGATCAGGCCGATCATGCCGGTGATGTCGAGCGGCTGGCCGAACAGGCGCAGGCCGATGAACGCACCCAGGAAGCTGAACGGCATGGCGAGCATGATGATCAGCGGCTGCGAGAACGAGCCGAACTGCGAGGCCAGCACCATGTAGACGAACAGCACGGCCAGGCCCATGGCGATAAACAGGCCGCTGAAGCCCTCGGCCAGGTCCTCCTGGTCGCCGCCGTAGGTCACGGTGACGTTCGAGGGTATCTGCACCTTGGCGATCGCCGCCTGGATGTCCTGCTGGACCTTGGTGGCCACGCCGCCCTCGGCCACGTTCGCGCCGATGGTGATCTGGTTCTGCAGCGCCGAGCGGCTAATGCTGGTCGGGCTGTTGGCGTAGCGCACCGTGGCCACCGTCTCCAGCGGCACCGACCCGCTGGCAGCGGGGATGCTGATGTCGCGGATGGAGTCGAGGCTGGCGCGCTGATCCTTGGGCAGCTGCACCACCACCGAGATATCGTCGCCATTCTGGCGCAGCGAGGTGGCCGTGTTGCCGTTGATCAGGGCGCGCACCGTGGATGCGATGCTGGCCGTGTTGATGCCCAGGTCACGCACGCGGGTCTTGTCCACATCGAACTGGATCTCGGGCTGGCCGTTGGTGAACGACGAGCCGACGTCGGCGGTGCCGGGCACCTGCTTGACGACCTCTTCGATCTGGGCCGCGATCGGAGCCAGGGACTCCAGATCGGCGCTGCTGCGCACCTGGATCTGGATGTTGCGAGATGTGACGCCGGTGCCGCCGCCGCCCTCGTAGCTCTGCGCGCCCAGGGTCAGATCGGGCAGGAAGGCCAGGCTCTGGCGCAGCTGCTCGCGCACAGCGTCGGTGGCGTGCTCATCCTTCACGCGCACCGTGAACGAGCCCGAGTCGGCGTTCACCTGGCTCTGCACGGCGGTCACGTCGGCGGTGCCCATGATGATCTGCTCGCCCTGGCGGGCCAGCTTGTCGGTCTCCTCAAGGGCGGTGCCGGGTTCCATGGTGTAGGCCACCGAGATGGTGTCGCTAGCCTGCGAGGGCAGGAAGTTCAGCGTCATGCCAGCGGCCACAAAAATGCTGAACACCAGGAAGGCCACGGCGATGCCCACCACGGCGAAGCGGTGCACCAGGCCCCAGTGCAGGATACGCTCGTACCAGCGCGAGAGCGCGCCCATCTCCTCGTGCTCGTCGATGGCGCTGTGCTCCTGCGGAGCCTCGGCGGCCTCCTCGGCGGGCGGGGGCTGGTGCCTGTCCTTGAACAGGTGGGCCGAGAGCATCGGCGCGAAGGTAAACGCCTCGACCAGCGAGATGGCCATGGCGATTGCCACCGTGAGGCCGAACGACTTGAAGATCATACCCGTGATGCCGCTGACCATGGCCACCGGCAGGAACACCGCGATGATCGTCAGCGTCATGGCCAGCACCGAGAGCGAAACCTCGGCGGTGGCGCGGCTGGCGGCCTGGGCGGGCGAGTAGCCGCGCTCAAGGTAGCGGAAGATATTTTCACGCACCACGATCGCGTCGTCGATCACCAGACCGACCGAGAGCGACAGCGCCAGCAGCGAGATCACGTTGATGGTGATGCCGAACAGGCGCAGGCCGGTGAAGGTGAAGATCAGGATGATCGGCAGGCCGGCCATGGTCACGATGGTGTTGCGCAGATCGCGGAAGAACAGCAGCACCACCAGGAAGGCCGCCAGCACCGAGAGGATGATCTCCTCAATCGATGACGAGACCGACTCGTTCACCTGCTCGGACTGGTCGCTGGTGATCACGTGGCTGAGCTGGGGGTACTGGGTGAACAGCTGCTCAAGCACCTTCAGCGAGCCTTCGGCCACCGACACCGTGTTGGTGTTGGTCTGCTTCACGATGCTGAGCGTGACCGCATCCTTGCCGTCGAGCCGCGCGTAGCTGGTGGCCTCTTTGGTGGCATCCGTCACCGTGGCCACATCGCCCACCGCGTACGAGGTGCCGCTGATCGGCACCGCCGCGATGTCCTCGGCGGTCTGCAGGTTGGTGGGCACGCGTAGGTTGTAGCTCTTGCCGTCGGAGTCGATGCTGCCCAGGCCCTGGTTGGTGTTGGCGTCGCTGATTGCGGCGCTCACCTGGGCGGGCGTCAGCGCGTAGGCCTGCAGCCGATCCAGGTCTAGCTGGACGTTGATCTGCCGCTCTGCGCCGCCGCTCACATCCACCGAGCCGACGCCCGACACGCGCTGAAGCGCCGGCACGAAGGTGTCGTCGATCAGGTTGCGCAGCTCCAGCGGGGTCATCGTACCGTCGCCGGCCACGGCCAGCTGCAGCACCGGCAGCGAGTTCGGGTCGAATTTGAAATAGGTCGGGGTTCCGACATCGTCGGAAAGGCTGGGAAGGACGCCATTGACCTTCTCACGCACATCTTCTAGCGCTCGGTCGGTGTCGACAGAGTCCTCGAACTGGATGAGGACCTGCGACGTGCCTTCGCTGGATGTGGATGTGATCTTCTTGACACCGCTGATCGTGTTCACCGACTGCTCGATTGGGTCGGTGACCTGCTCGGCCACGCTCTCGGGGCCTGCGCCCGAGTAGCTCACCACCACCGCCACCACCGGCACCGAGATCTCGGGGAAGTAGTTGACCGGCAGGGCGCTGTAGGACAGCAGGCCCACCACCACCGCCAGCAGCATCATCATCGAGATGAAAACCGGCTGGCGGATCGCGGTATCAGAAATCGCCATCCCATGCAGGGTATCGCCGCTGCGTGGGGTGCTCATGCGTCCTCCTCCTTCATTGCTCGCAACATGTGGCCATACAGATACGAAAATCTAGCATCAGTGTAGCGGGGAACATTCCGCATAGCGACGGGGGATGTGGTGATTGCCAAGATGAAGATCGGGTGAGTGCCCAATCACCCAAATAGGTGATAGCTTCTAGGCCCGAAAGACCATGCCCCGCCCGCGCCGCTGCCGCGCGCCAAAGCCCCGCAAACACAAAGCAGCAGCATCGCCAAGCCGATGGCCCGCGACGCCGCTGCTGCCAGATACCGCCATGCGTGTTAGGTGTGAAAAGTGCCCACAGCTAGAACGACCGCCCGTCGCAGAATGTTGCAGGCCCGACCATACAATACCACAAAAAAACGCGGGGCATCATTGCCCCGCGTCGCAATCTAGCTAACGCCGTTGTTCGCTAGTGTGCCTGGAAGGTGCCAACTGCGGTCAGGCCGCTCCAGTTGCCGCGCGCCACCATCGTGTAGGTGCCAGCGGCCAGGTCGACCGTGGAGAACTGCACGCGGATCGAGCCATCGCTGGCGATCACGTACGGCACGGCGTCCTCGCTCAGGTCATCGCCGGTGGCCGGGGTCACCACGTTCTGGTTCTGCACCACCTCGACCGGCACCACCGCGCCCGACGGCGTATTGTACCACAGCGTCACCGGCTCGCCCGCCGAGAAGATGTCCGACTCGAACACGCTCATCGCGCCGTTGCCGCCGGTGGTCAGGCTGTAGGTGGGCGCGTAGGGCAGCGGGGTGTTGCTGACGCCGCTGCCGCCGTTCCAGGTGAAGCTCAGCGGGGCGCTCAGGCTGGCGTTATCGTGCAGCTTCTGCAGCACCAGGTGCAGCGTGGCGGTCTGATCCTCATCCAGCTTCTCGACGCGGAACTCGATCAGGCTGGATGTGCTGGTGGCCAGCCACGAGGGCGTGCCGCTCAGCGTGGTGCTCTCCACCGCCAGGGCCGAGCTGTCGATCGGGATGACCACGTTGGTATACTTGGCCTGGCCGTTGCCGTAGTTGCGGGCGGTGATGTCGTAGGCCACCGTGCCGTCGGCGCTGGGCGTGGCCGCCACCGATACCGCCACGTTCGGCGTGACCTTCTTCTCCGCCGCCGAGGCGGTGCCAGCAGCCATGCCGACGCCGAGGGTTATTGCCAGAAGGCTGCTCGCGCCGACCTGCGCGATGTGTCGCCCAAATGAGATGCTCATGGTAGTTCCTTCCATCTATTGATATCCGGCGCTTACAGGTGCGCCGTGCTGATGGGATTACTATACCAAGCGCGGGCCAAGCCCACATCAGCGGAACCGAGCATTCGCACCACGAAGAAGCGGTGATGCCCGCTCACCCCAAACGCCGAGCGCCAGGTCATCCAGGAAGACGAGCGCGCATCATCCGCTTGGCCAGCCCGCTGGCAAAAAAGAGGCCGCCCGAGCGATGCTCGGGCGGCCCTGCGAGCGGCAAGATCGCGCATCCCAGCGGGCTAGGGCTGGGGCTGCTCGGCCACAGTCTGATCCCCGCGCGAGCCGCGCGCCATCAGCAGGCCGCCGGGCAAGCTGGCGATCAGGCGGATGATGAAGATCATCAGCGAGAAGGCCATGGCCGCCTCGGATGGGATGCCCAGCACGCCCAGCAGCGCGATATACACGCCCTCGCGCGCGCCCAGGCTGTTCCAGAAGATCGGCACCAGGCCGAAGATGTCGCTCAGCGGCACGATCATGCCCACCACCAGCCAGGGGATGGGCAGCCCCAGCGCGCTGCACACCAGGATGTTCACCATCACCCACGAGCACTGGTAGAGCACCGAGATGCCCAGCAGCACCAGCAGCGTGCGCGTGTCGGCGGCGGCCTCGCGCAGCGAGCGGCTGAACGAGCCAAGCCGCGAGCGCCAGCGCAGCACATCGGGGATGGGCAGCTTCTCCAGCCAGCCCAGCGTCCACGGGCTAGAGATCGCGGCGGCGATGCCACTGGTGGCCACGGCCAGCGCCAGCAGCGCGCTCAGGCGCAGCTCGGGCGCGGGGTCGAACAGCGCCCACGAGCTGAGCAGGCCCACCCAGCCGATCACAGTGAGCACCACAAAGCCCGAGACACGCTCGACCAGCACCGAGGCGATGGCCGGGCCAGGGCGCTTGGTGCGCTGGGTCAGGCTCAGCACACGCACGGCGTCGCCGCCCACCATGGTGGGCAGGAAGTTGCTGGCGAAGCTGCCCAGGAAGTAGGTGCGCAGCGACCAGCGGTAGGGCAGCGTGGGGTCCTGGATGCGGATGAGCTGCCACCACTTCCAGGCGCTGATCGCCACGCCGCCCAGCTGCAGCAGCAGCGCGGCCAGCAGCAGCGCGCGGTCGGCCCGCTGCCAGAACTCGGCCATCTTGGCAAAGTCGATCCGCCAGATCAGCACGCCCACCAGGGCCAGGCTCACCACCACCCGGGCGATCACGGTGAGCTGCTTGCGCAGGGTTGGCCGGGCGGCCTGCGGTTCAGGTTGTTGCATGGGTTTCCTCTTGAGGTTGTACAGGCCCGCGCCGCCACGCCCGCCAGCCCAGGGTGAGCATATGCGCCAGCAGGATGCCCAGCGCCACCAGGTTGGTCGCAGACAGCAGCTTCGGCAGCGGCGAGGATGCGATAGCCGTGTTGGCATCCTCCCAGAAGCCGGAGAGCGTGCCAAGGATGTTCAGGGTCGCGCTGATCATCACATAGATGGCCAGCGGCAGCAGCAGGCGCGGCGCGCGCACCGCGCTGAGCACCAGCAGCGCCAGCGCCAAAAAGAGGTAGCGCTCGTGGATCTGGGTAGGCAGCAGGAAGAAGCCCAGCGCGATCAGCGCGCCCGCCTCCAGGCGCATGGCCGTGTCGGCGCGGGCCAGCAGCGCGGCGCAGGCCAGCGCGGCCACCGCGCCGATCAGCAGCATGCCGATGGTGCGGTAGCTCAGCAGGCCAAACAGCAGCACCGTGTCCGGCCCGCCGTCCGGCTCCAGCAGCAGGTACCACAGGTTGTAGGCGCGGTTGGTGACGTAGGGGAAGCGCCCGACCGAGCCGACGTAGGCCTGCAGCATGCCCGCGCCCTGGCCGATCAGGGCCAGCGGGGCGCAGCCAGCCACCAGCAGGCCCGCCCCGGCGGCCCCGCCGCGCAGCAGGCCGCGCGCCCCATGCTGGCGGGCGGTGGCCGCGTACAGCACCGGCGCGAAGATGATCGCCTGGGGCTTGATCAGCAGCGCCAGCGCCCAGCACAGCCAGGCCCACACGCCGTCGGCCCGGTCGAGCACCAGCAGCATGGCGATCAGCGGCAGGATCAGGATAGCGTCCACCTGTCCCCACCATGCCACGTTGATCCACACCGGCGGCGCGAAGGCGTACAGCGCGGCAAACCCGACCGAGGCCAGCCGCCCGTAGCTGCGCCGAGCCCAGGCGTAGATCATGCCAATCACCGCCAGGTCGGCCAGCAGGCCGGGCAGCTTGATCAGCACCATGGTGAGCGGCGGCAGCGGGTCGAGAAAGCCCGCGCCGCCCGCCGCCGCGATCTCGGCAAACGCGCGCAGCCAGTAGAGCCGCACCGGCATATAGTCGCCGCCGCCGGTGAAGGCCCCCGCGAAGCCCAGATCGTGCAGCGCTGCCATGCGCCGCCCCGACAGCTCCAGGTCGCCCACCGGGTCGGGCGCGAACAGCAGCGGGATGCGCACGCACAGCGCCAGCGCCAGCAGCCCCGCGATCAGCAGCCAGTCGGCGCGGGCCAGCGGCGCGGCGGGCTGGCCGCGCACGGTCGGGCGCGGCAGCAGCGCATCCAGCGCCGCCCCGGCCAGCCCTGCCGCACCCACCGCCAGCATGCCCTGCCCGAAG
The sequence above is a segment of the Chloroflexia bacterium SDU3-3 genome. Coding sequences within it:
- a CDS encoding HlyD family efflux transporter periplasmic adaptor subunit — encoded protein: MKRMLTAGAGLTLAAVILSGCGSAPSAGAARTDATAAASAVAQAATPTPLATAAPTAAAVELSDNTVSAIGEIKAEQTADLSFTVNGTVQRVLVEEGDVVTATQELAQLDMRRFTQSLNSAQASLASAEAAQAALTEAPDKSRVAQAKAQVRQAQITLEQTKNAQAQNTTAVNSQLTAAQTSLESTRNQLSAAKTQAEQSLTQATNGLTQAQTSYATAKKNWDYVQETGNDPTNPTTVNSSGKKVDNKLKDTQRQAYYDAFVKAEAALSSAQSQVQVAQVAYDNARQAEVTGVKQAEEQLTQVQTTVNKQNLPTGVDSVALAQAQVDAAVAGLAQLNPNPTKSQKAQTAASVAQAQAALESAQIDFDSATLRAPFDGVVSAVNIDPGDSSSAGGQAAVTVVDVSKLHVDVNISDVDIAKVKKDQSVKVVVEGAEKDEYTGKVTYIAPTATVSGNVRTYVVRVALDSIDGLRPGMRARTIISVK
- a CDS encoding efflux RND transporter permease subunit; this translates as MSTPRSGDTLHGMAISDTAIRQPVFISMMMLLAVVVGLLSYSALPVNYFPEISVPVVAVVVSYSGAGPESVAEQVTDPIEQSVNTISGVKKITSTSSEGTSQVLIQFEDSVDTDRALEDVREKVNGVLPSLSDDVGTPTYFKFDPNSLPVLQLAVAGDGTMTPLELRNLIDDTFVPALQRVSGVGSVDVSGGAERQINVQLDLDRLQAYALTPAQVSAAISDANTNQGLGSIDSDGKSYNLRVPTNLQTAEDIAAVPISGTSYAVGDVATVTDATKEATSYARLDGKDAVTLSIVKQTNTNTVSVAEGSLKVLEQLFTQYPQLSHVITSDQSEQVNESVSSSIEEIILSVLAAFLVVLLFFRDLRNTIVTMAGLPIILIFTFTGLRLFGITINVISLLALSLSVGLVIDDAIVVRENIFRYLERGYSPAQAASRATAEVSLSVLAMTLTIIAVFLPVAMVSGITGMIFKSFGLTVAIAMAISLVEAFTFAPMLSAHLFKDRHQPPPAEEAAEAPQEHSAIDEHEEMGALSRWYERILHWGLVHRFAVVGIAVAFLVFSIFVAAGMTLNFLPSQASDTISVAYTMEPGTALEETDKLARQGEQIIMGTADVTAVQSQVNADSGSFTVRVKDEHATDAVREQLRQSLAFLPDLTLGAQSYEGGGGTGVTSRNIQIQVRSSADLESLAPIAAQIEEVVKQVPGTADVGSSFTNGQPEIQFDVDKTRVRDLGINTASIASTVRALINGNTATSLRQNGDDISVVVQLPKDQRASLDSIRDISIPAASGSVPLETVATVRYANSPTSISRSALQNQITIGANVAEGGVATKVQQDIQAAIAKVQIPSNVTVTYGGDQEDLAEGFSGLFIAMGLAVLFVYMVLASQFGSFSQPLIIMLAMPFSFLGAFIGLRLFGQPLDITGMIGLIMLLGLVTKNSILLVDFTNHLRQSGYAKHEAIARAGAVRLRPILMTSLAIVAGALPTALGIHFFSGGSGSEFRRGLAVVLIGGMVTSTLLTLLVVPIAYSLLDSIQVRMGRLFSRRARAAAAAPQAAD
- a CDS encoding flippase-like domain-containing protein, which codes for MPTRLSHPRRCRSCCLRPTWWRWASCWRICSPWAGGRGGAGLYNLKRKPMQQPEPQAARPTLRKQLTVIARVVVSLALVGVLIWRIDFAKMAEFWQRADRALLLAALLLQLGGVAISAWKWWQLIRIQDPTLPYRWSLRTYFLGSFASNFLPTMVGGDAVRVLSLTQRTKRPGPAIASVLVERVSGFVVLTVIGWVGLLSSWALFDPAPELRLSALLALAVATSGIAAAISSPWTLGWLEKLPIPDVLRWRSRLGSFSRSLREAAADTRTLLVLLGISVLYQCSWVMVNILVCSALGLPIPWLVVGMIVPLSDIFGLVPIFWNSLGAREGVYIALLGVLGIPSEAAMAFSLMIFIIRLIASLPGGLLMARGSRGDQTVAEQPQP